The following proteins come from a genomic window of Geomonas sp. RF6:
- a CDS encoding bifunctional folylpolyglutamate synthase/dihydrofolate synthase gives MTYEETLAHIYALGRFGIKPGLDRITRLLQSLGNPQDAYRVVHVAGTNGKGSTASFLSSIMSADGYRTGLFTSPHLISFTERIRVDGAEIARERVAGLAQTVMDAAPEGSTFFEIVTAMAALYFAQENADLAVFEVGMGGRLDASNALQSILSVITPVSMDHREYLGDSLDKIAAEKAGICRRGVPLVCARQHPAALRIIMDHARVTGSPLYLSPDAFDARWEGKTLTYRGLHGVYEGIVPGSPGRYQSGNVACAVAAAELLSELGFPLLPEAVYSGVAGAVWPGRMELFPGPPRVLLDGAHNPAGTAALADALGEMERDRLFLVLGVMGDKDLIGMLEPLLPLADGVFTVAPALERASDPAILAEFCRERGVAAQACSSVADGISEARATAREGDLIVICGSLFTVGEARGILLSRRFEPFRG, from the coding sequence ATGACCTATGAAGAAACCCTTGCCCATATCTACGCCCTCGGGCGCTTCGGCATAAAACCCGGACTCGACAGGATCACCCGCCTTCTCCAAAGCCTCGGAAACCCGCAGGACGCCTACAGGGTCGTTCACGTCGCTGGGACCAACGGCAAAGGGTCTACAGCCTCTTTCCTCTCCTCCATCATGAGCGCCGACGGCTACCGCACCGGGCTTTTCACCTCGCCGCATCTCATCTCCTTCACCGAGCGAATCCGCGTCGACGGCGCGGAGATTGCGCGGGAGCGGGTGGCGGGGCTGGCGCAGACCGTCATGGATGCGGCTCCGGAGGGGAGCACCTTCTTCGAGATAGTCACCGCCATGGCGGCGCTCTACTTTGCACAGGAGAACGCGGATCTCGCCGTCTTCGAGGTGGGGATGGGGGGGCGCCTCGACGCGAGTAACGCGCTGCAAAGCATCCTCTCGGTCATCACGCCGGTGTCGATGGACCACCGTGAATACCTCGGCGACTCCCTCGACAAGATAGCCGCCGAAAAGGCGGGGATCTGCCGGCGCGGTGTGCCGCTGGTGTGCGCGCGCCAGCATCCGGCGGCACTGCGGATCATCATGGACCACGCGAGGGTAACCGGCTCCCCCCTCTACCTCTCCCCCGACGCCTTCGATGCGCGATGGGAAGGGAAGACCCTCACCTACCGCGGATTGCACGGCGTGTACGAGGGGATCGTCCCCGGCTCCCCGGGCCGCTACCAGAGCGGCAACGTCGCCTGCGCGGTTGCTGCGGCGGAGCTCCTCTCCGAGCTCGGTTTCCCCCTCCTTCCGGAGGCGGTGTACAGCGGTGTGGCGGGGGCTGTGTGGCCGGGGCGCATGGAGCTCTTCCCCGGCCCTCCGAGGGTCCTTCTCGACGGAGCGCACAACCCGGCCGGGACCGCAGCCCTTGCGGACGCGCTCGGGGAGATGGAGCGGGACCGCCTTTTCCTGGTCCTCGGTGTCATGGGGGACAAGGACCTCATCGGGATGCTGGAGCCGCTGCTGCCGCTGGCGGATGGAGTGTTCACCGTCGCCCCGGCGCTGGAGCGCGCCTCCGACCCGGCGATTCTGGCCGAGTTCTGCAGGGAAAGGGGGGTGGCTGCCCAGGCCTGCTCCTCTGTGGCCGACGGCATCAGCGAGGCGCGTGCCACCGCCCGCGAAGGTGATCTTATCGTTATCTGTGGCTCCCTCTTCACCGTCGGGGAGGCCAGAGGAATTCTCCTCTCCCGCCGCTTCGAGCCTTTCCGGGGGTAG
- a CDS encoding cupin domain-containing protein codes for MERGERPWGTYTVLDEHQGYKIKRIEVKPGERLSLQRHHHRSEHWIVVSGTARVTCNDRELTVNINESTFIPMGAVHRLENPGVIPLVIIEVQSGEYLGEDDIVRLQDDYHRTEKAVDAGH; via the coding sequence ATGGAGCGAGGAGAGCGTCCCTGGGGGACCTATACGGTTCTTGATGAACACCAGGGGTACAAGATCAAGAGAATAGAGGTAAAGCCGGGAGAAAGACTTTCCCTGCAGAGGCACCACCACAGGAGCGAGCACTGGATCGTGGTATCCGGCACCGCACGGGTGACGTGCAACGACAGGGAACTCACCGTCAACATCAACGAGTCGACCTTCATCCCGATGGGGGCGGTGCACCGTCTGGAGAATCCTGGCGTGATTCCCCTGGTCATCATCGAAGTCCAGAGCGGCGAGTACCTCGGCGAGGACGACATCGTCCGTCTGCAGGACGACTACCATCGCACAGAGAAGGCTGTAGACGCCGGCCACTAG
- a CDS encoding mannose-1-phosphate guanylyltransferase, whose translation MYIVILAGGSGTRFWPLSRKSTPKQLMSVFGGKSMLQRTVERVLPLRPQRVLVVTNALQAAETRAQLEYLEGVPVDVIEEPVGRNTAPAIGLAASIIARFDPDGVMAVLPADHYILDEERFREVLEEGEKVAQTGVLVTLGITPTRPETGFGYIEALPQEGGGARSVVRFVEKPTLERALEFLQTGRFFWNSGMFIWQACTILDQISTLMPELSRSLARLAFERDVWELADLKPQIAEIYNEIRGESIDFGVMERAIGVQVIPASFGWSDVGSWSALPEVMEADEAGHVVIEGVGTVSVASSNCLGYARGKVVAFVGVQDLVVVDTPDALLVCAKDSAQDVKKVVEELEKNGRTDLL comes from the coding sequence ATGTATATAGTCATTCTTGCCGGTGGTTCAGGAACGCGCTTTTGGCCCCTCTCGAGAAAGAGCACGCCGAAGCAGCTCATGTCGGTCTTTGGCGGCAAATCGATGCTGCAGCGCACCGTGGAGCGGGTGCTGCCGTTGCGTCCGCAGCGGGTGCTGGTGGTGACAAATGCCCTGCAGGCCGCCGAGACACGGGCCCAGCTCGAGTACCTGGAAGGGGTGCCGGTCGATGTGATAGAGGAGCCGGTAGGGCGCAATACCGCCCCCGCCATAGGACTTGCGGCCTCGATCATAGCCCGCTTTGATCCGGACGGCGTCATGGCGGTCCTCCCCGCGGATCATTACATACTGGACGAGGAGCGCTTCCGGGAGGTCCTGGAGGAAGGGGAGAAGGTCGCCCAGACCGGCGTGCTGGTGACCCTCGGCATCACCCCGACGCGCCCCGAAACGGGCTTCGGCTACATCGAGGCGCTTCCGCAAGAGGGTGGGGGGGCGCGCTCCGTGGTGCGCTTCGTGGAGAAGCCGACGCTGGAACGTGCGCTGGAATTCCTGCAGACCGGGCGCTTTTTCTGGAACAGCGGGATGTTCATCTGGCAGGCGTGCACGATCCTCGACCAGATCAGCACCCTGATGCCGGAGCTCTCGAGGTCGCTGGCGCGGCTGGCGTTCGAGCGTGATGTGTGGGAACTCGCCGATCTGAAGCCGCAGATCGCGGAGATCTACAACGAGATCAGGGGGGAGTCGATCGACTTCGGCGTCATGGAGCGGGCGATCGGGGTGCAGGTCATCCCCGCGTCCTTCGGCTGGAGCGATGTCGGCTCCTGGAGTGCGCTTCCCGAGGTCATGGAGGCGGACGAAGCGGGGCACGTGGTGATCGAAGGAGTGGGGACCGTCTCTGTTGCCTCCTCGAACTGCCTTGGCTATGCCAGGGGAAAGGTCGTCGCCTTTGTGGGTGTGCAGGATCTTGTAGTGGTCGATACGCCGGATGCGCTTCTCGTGTGCGCGAAGGATAGCGCGCAGGATGTGAAGAAGGTGGTGGAGGAGCTGGAGAAGAATGGGCGGACGGATCTGCTGTAA
- a CDS encoding sensor histidine kinase — MGGLTEAHPLPRSEWMALVDEDLFMPERRVKKESVRTQALVIVVWYLVAGAGWILFSDMLLGDMVHDNALLTRLQIVKGWLFLAVTGTLLFLLIRRGFAMIASKNELLAQSEAHYRMLFEKMQNGFALYEAIYDDAGNPVDYRFAQFNPGYEEITGLKSCQVVGRTVREVLPEIESAWLEMYADVVRTGRPAHFGGYSRDLGRHYEVHAYCTGPGTFAVVCIDVTEKRLAEEEVARLTKDLENRVEERTAQYVQANEEISWLNADLLRQKTELEAANAELEAFSFSVSHDLRAPVRNVCSFAQLLQEDYGDRLDRAGQDYLERINTSCRRAEALIDELLQLARISRSSINVKRLDLSAMGEEIAAELLTIDPERQVNFTIPPGIEAQGDETLMRTVLTNLLGNAYKYSGKRVVAAIELGVEEQEFGPVYYVRDNGAGFDMEKAAQLFAPFHRLHRSSEFEGNGVGLAIVQRVIRRHGGDVWARAEVAKGATFYFTLGALPKTPYQQHLAAM, encoded by the coding sequence ATGGGCGGATTAACAGAGGCCCATCCGCTGCCGAGATCGGAGTGGATGGCGCTGGTGGACGAGGATCTTTTCATGCCGGAAAGAAGGGTCAAGAAAGAGTCGGTGCGCACCCAGGCGCTTGTCATCGTCGTCTGGTACCTCGTGGCCGGCGCCGGCTGGATCCTCTTCTCCGACATGCTGCTGGGCGACATGGTGCACGACAACGCCCTCCTGACCCGCCTCCAGATCGTGAAGGGGTGGCTCTTCCTCGCCGTCACCGGCACCCTCCTTTTCCTTCTGATCCGCAGGGGCTTTGCCATGATAGCCAGCAAGAACGAGCTGCTGGCGCAAAGCGAGGCTCACTACCGGATGCTCTTCGAGAAGATGCAGAACGGTTTCGCGCTGTACGAGGCGATCTACGACGACGCGGGCAACCCCGTCGACTACCGGTTCGCCCAGTTCAACCCCGGCTACGAAGAGATCACCGGCCTCAAGTCCTGCCAGGTGGTGGGAAGGACTGTGCGAGAGGTGCTCCCCGAAATCGAATCGGCTTGGCTCGAGATGTACGCTGACGTGGTGCGGACGGGGCGTCCCGCGCACTTCGGCGGCTACTCCCGCGACCTCGGAAGGCACTACGAGGTGCACGCCTACTGTACCGGCCCGGGCACCTTCGCGGTGGTATGCATCGACGTGACGGAGAAGCGCCTGGCGGAGGAGGAGGTGGCGCGCCTCACCAAGGATCTGGAGAACAGGGTCGAGGAGAGGACCGCGCAGTACGTGCAGGCGAACGAGGAGATTTCCTGGCTGAACGCCGACCTCCTGCGGCAGAAGACGGAGCTGGAGGCTGCCAACGCCGAACTGGAGGCTTTCAGCTTCTCCGTCTCCCACGACCTGCGCGCCCCCGTCCGCAACGTCTGCTCCTTTGCCCAGCTTCTGCAGGAGGACTACGGCGACCGGCTGGACAGGGCGGGGCAGGACTATCTTGAGCGGATAAACACTTCCTGCAGGCGTGCGGAAGCCCTCATCGACGAGCTTTTGCAGCTGGCGCGCATCAGCCGCTCCTCCATAAACGTGAAGAGGCTCGACCTCTCCGCCATGGGGGAGGAGATCGCCGCGGAGCTCCTGACGATCGATCCGGAGCGCCAGGTGAACTTCACCATCCCACCGGGGATCGAGGCGCAGGGGGACGAGACCCTCATGCGCACCGTTCTCACCAACCTTTTGGGAAACGCCTACAAGTACTCCGGGAAGAGGGTGGTGGCCGCCATCGAGCTCGGGGTCGAGGAGCAGGAGTTCGGGCCCGTCTACTACGTGCGGGACAACGGCGCCGGGTTCGACATGGAGAAGGCGGCGCAGCTCTTCGCACCGTTCCACAGGCTGCACCGGAGCTCGGAGTTCGAGGGGAACGGAGTCGGGCTCGCCATCGTGCAGAGGGTGATCCGCCGCCACGGCGGAGATGTCTGGGCAAGGGCGGAAGTCGCAAAGGGGGCGACCTTCTACTTCACCCTCGGCGCGCTCCCGAAAACGCCGTATCAGCAGCATCTCGCGGCGATGTGA
- a CDS encoding LPS-assembly protein LptD codes for MRSKKSFKSKWKGALPLPGAVTASGPAVTPLRKKGSRALLACTLLLPLCALSARAEEPARGAAEVAPAAAGAAAPAPATGAAGVGAANGDVVRLSADSLSFDLPTETYEAKGSVRLQRYGASLFADRMTFNTLSQDAVAEGSVRLERGDDVLRGQRIWLNLLSRQGELLNGDLFVKKSNFRLRGDRLQKTGDEDYHLDRGTFTTCEGEHPSWHFEVTDLDVTLNQYATGRHAVFYAGDVPLFYTPYLLFPVLTERSSGLLFPKFGRSTKKGTYFYQPFYWAISPSQDLTVGLDLQSARGVGTGFEYRYIRKEGSQGMLLGNGLYDTNERRFRGEVVQKHLEMLTPRTTFASDIALVSDRAYYRDFGETAGQYNRQLHESSAYLSHRWDRYEALGGLRYVQSLQPSENDPVDNTTTLQRLPLLSFVGTGDRIGPLYFSLDSSAVHFERESGGTGERVELHPRLSYYAKPGGMVDFSLYGGYHQRFYHTFGADTVSTGEGEGEADAGATVGLPLEKIYGGTLRHLLVPQLNYTFVQQKYQEDLPFFDYGDRVVGQSILGWALSNVFTTKRFDDDGTPRYRELMNFTLSQGYQFSGDRRDLLTFVDEKHHWTDLMLEGRLSPWERVTLAVDSRYNPVDNNLSTGNLSLEAKGDEGKEALVAYRYSREHVNYLEAHLGFPIGKPFFATVLARYSLDGGGFLESRYALEYRRQCWSITTAYIDRTGNREVMVNFTLAGIGLVGGGKVF; via the coding sequence GTGCGCAGTAAAAAGTCTTTCAAATCGAAATGGAAGGGAGCCCTCCCGCTCCCCGGTGCCGTGACCGCTTCCGGCCCGGCCGTGACTCCGCTGAGGAAAAAGGGCTCCCGAGCCCTTCTCGCCTGCACGCTCCTTCTCCCCCTCTGCGCCCTCTCCGCCCGCGCCGAGGAGCCCGCACGGGGGGCTGCGGAAGTGGCTCCCGCAGCGGCTGGCGCTGCGGCTCCCGCACCTGCCACCGGCGCTGCCGGAGTCGGCGCGGCGAACGGCGATGTCGTGCGGCTGAGCGCCGATTCCCTCTCCTTCGATCTCCCCACCGAGACGTATGAGGCAAAGGGATCGGTGCGGCTGCAGCGCTACGGCGCCTCCCTCTTTGCCGACCGCATGACCTTCAACACCCTCTCCCAGGATGCTGTCGCCGAGGGATCGGTGCGGCTGGAGCGCGGCGACGATGTCCTGAGGGGACAGAGGATCTGGCTGAACCTCCTGAGCCGTCAGGGCGAGCTTCTAAACGGCGATCTCTTCGTGAAGAAATCGAATTTCCGCCTCAGGGGGGACCGGCTCCAGAAGACCGGCGACGAAGATTACCACCTCGACCGCGGGACCTTCACCACCTGCGAAGGGGAGCATCCGAGCTGGCACTTCGAGGTCACAGACCTCGACGTCACGCTGAACCAGTATGCCACGGGGCGTCACGCGGTGTTCTACGCCGGCGACGTGCCGCTCTTCTACACCCCGTACCTCCTTTTCCCGGTCCTTACCGAGCGCTCCTCGGGGCTTCTCTTCCCGAAGTTCGGGAGGTCCACCAAGAAGGGGACGTACTTCTACCAGCCGTTTTACTGGGCGATCTCCCCGAGCCAGGACCTGACGGTCGGCCTCGACCTGCAGAGCGCGAGGGGGGTCGGCACCGGATTCGAGTACCGCTACATCCGCAAGGAAGGGAGCCAGGGGATGCTCCTTGGCAACGGCCTCTACGATACCAACGAGCGCCGCTTCCGTGGGGAGGTGGTGCAGAAGCACCTGGAGATGCTCACCCCGAGGACGACCTTTGCCTCCGACATCGCCCTCGTCTCGGACCGCGCCTACTATCGCGACTTCGGGGAGACGGCGGGGCAGTACAACAGGCAGCTGCACGAGTCCTCCGCCTACCTCTCCCACCGCTGGGACCGCTACGAGGCTCTGGGGGGGCTGCGCTACGTGCAGAGTCTGCAGCCCTCCGAAAACGACCCGGTGGACAACACGACCACTCTGCAGCGCCTCCCCCTCCTGAGCTTCGTGGGGACCGGGGACAGGATCGGGCCGCTGTACTTCTCTCTTGATTCCAGCGCGGTTCACTTCGAGCGCGAGTCCGGCGGCACCGGCGAGAGGGTGGAACTGCACCCGCGCCTCTCCTACTATGCAAAGCCCGGGGGGATGGTCGACTTCTCCCTCTACGGCGGGTATCACCAGCGCTTCTACCATACCTTCGGTGCCGACACCGTCAGCACGGGAGAGGGGGAAGGTGAGGCCGATGCCGGCGCTACCGTGGGGCTGCCGCTGGAGAAGATCTACGGCGGGACGCTTCGCCACCTGCTGGTGCCGCAGCTGAACTACACCTTCGTGCAGCAGAAGTACCAGGAGGATCTCCCCTTCTTCGACTACGGCGACCGGGTCGTCGGGCAGAGTATCCTCGGCTGGGCCCTCTCCAACGTCTTCACCACGAAGAGGTTCGACGACGACGGCACCCCCCGGTATCGCGAGCTGATGAACTTCACCCTCTCCCAGGGGTACCAGTTCAGCGGCGACCGCCGCGATCTCCTCACCTTCGTGGACGAGAAGCACCACTGGACGGATCTCATGCTGGAGGGACGCCTCTCGCCGTGGGAACGGGTGACTCTTGCAGTGGACAGCCGCTACAATCCGGTGGACAACAACCTCTCCACCGGCAATCTCTCCCTGGAGGCGAAGGGGGACGAGGGGAAGGAGGCGCTGGTGGCGTACCGCTACTCCCGCGAGCACGTCAACTACCTCGAGGCGCACCTCGGCTTCCCCATCGGGAAACCTTTCTTCGCTACCGTCCTTGCCCGCTACTCCCTCGACGGCGGCGGTTTCCTGGAGTCCCGCTACGCGCTGGAGTACCGGCGCCAGTGCTGGAGCATCACCACCGCCTACATCGATCGCACCGGGAACCGGGAGGTCATGGTGAACTTCACGCTCGCCGGGATCGGCCTTGTCGGCGGAGGAAAGGTTTTCTAG
- the ahcY gene encoding adenosylhomocysteinase — protein sequence MAENDYIVKDMSQAAWGRKEMIIAETEMPGLMAIREEYSKSQPLKGARIAGSLHMTIQTAMLIETLTALGAEVRWASCNIFSTQDHAAAAIAAAGIPVFAHKGETLEEYWNYTHKIFEWHDGGAPNMILDDGGDATLLLHLGSDAEKDPSVVENPTCEEEQVLFAAIKKRLSEQPGWYSKTAASIKGVTEETTTGVHRLYQMQAKGTLKFPAINVNDSVTKSKFDNIYGCRESLMDGIKRATDVMVAGKVAVICGYGDVGKGCAQAMRGLQAQVWVTEVDPICALQAAMEGYKVVTMEYAADKADIFVTTTGNIDVITHDHMKAMKHNAIVCNIGHFDNEIEVAKLKQYQWENIKPQVDHIIFPDGKRIILLAEGRLVNLGCATGHPSFVMSSSFANQTLAQIELFCNPEKYPIGVYTLPKELDEKVARLQLKTLGAMLTELTDAQAEYIGVKKEGPYKSNHYRY from the coding sequence ATGGCAGAGAACGATTACATCGTGAAGGACATGTCCCAGGCAGCCTGGGGACGCAAGGAAATGATCATAGCAGAGACCGAGATGCCCGGTCTCATGGCGATCCGCGAGGAGTACTCGAAGTCCCAGCCGCTCAAGGGCGCGCGCATCGCGGGGTCGTTGCACATGACGATCCAGACCGCCATGCTCATCGAGACACTCACCGCGCTCGGAGCGGAAGTCCGCTGGGCATCGTGCAACATCTTCTCCACCCAGGACCACGCCGCTGCGGCGATCGCCGCGGCCGGGATCCCGGTCTTCGCCCACAAGGGTGAGACGCTGGAGGAGTACTGGAACTACACCCACAAGATCTTCGAGTGGCACGACGGCGGCGCTCCGAACATGATCCTCGACGACGGCGGCGACGCAACGCTCCTGCTGCACCTCGGAAGCGATGCGGAGAAGGATCCCTCCGTGGTGGAAAATCCCACCTGCGAGGAGGAGCAGGTCCTCTTTGCCGCCATCAAGAAGCGCCTCTCCGAGCAGCCGGGGTGGTACTCGAAGACCGCGGCGAGCATCAAGGGGGTCACCGAGGAGACGACGACCGGCGTGCACCGCCTGTACCAGATGCAGGCGAAGGGTACGCTGAAGTTCCCGGCGATCAACGTGAACGACTCCGTGACGAAGTCGAAGTTCGACAACATCTATGGCTGCCGCGAATCGCTCATGGACGGGATCAAGCGGGCAACCGACGTCATGGTGGCCGGCAAGGTGGCCGTCATCTGCGGCTACGGTGACGTCGGCAAAGGGTGCGCCCAGGCGATGCGCGGTCTCCAGGCACAGGTGTGGGTCACCGAGGTAGACCCGATCTGCGCGCTGCAGGCTGCGATGGAAGGGTACAAGGTCGTGACCATGGAGTACGCCGCGGACAAGGCGGACATCTTTGTCACCACCACCGGCAACATCGACGTCATCACCCACGACCACATGAAGGCGATGAAGCACAACGCCATCGTGTGCAACATCGGGCACTTCGACAACGAGATCGAGGTGGCGAAGCTCAAGCAGTACCAGTGGGAGAACATCAAGCCGCAGGTCGACCACATCATCTTCCCGGACGGCAAGAGGATCATCCTGCTCGCGGAAGGGCGACTGGTGAACCTCGGGTGCGCCACCGGCCACCCCTCCTTCGTCATGTCCTCCTCCTTCGCGAACCAGACGCTGGCGCAGATCGAGCTCTTCTGCAACCCGGAGAAGTATCCGATCGGCGTGTACACCCTGCCGAAGGAACTGGACGAGAAGGTCGCAAGGCTGCAGCTGAAGACGCTGGGGGCGATGCTGACCGAACTGACCGACGCACAGGCAGAGTACATCGGCGTGAAGAAGGAAGGGCCGTACAAGTCGAACCACTACCGTTACTAG
- a CDS encoding ArsR/SmtB family transcription factor, with product MLDLLKSLADPCRLRLVAVLLAGEYTVQELTRIMGMGQSRISRHLKILAEAGVLSVKRQGTWSYYRVGDENVFFTAIRPAFERELEKLPQRNRDLAELGKVLEERRQKSLLFFDRHARQWDTLSRTLLPVPGYHDRLLSLIPADATVVEIGVGTGAFLPQLASHSSRVIGVDHSPAMLEEARRRIAADGVPGVELRLGEMTHLPLEDGGADCAVANMVLHHAADPLKVLVEMVRVTRAGGSVVLADLARHEREWVREQLADQWLGFEEEELVGWMETAGLEKVRMEHMGAEGREGVLLVRGIKSGRPKRKSSKSKGD from the coding sequence ATGCTCGATCTTCTAAAATCATTGGCCGACCCCTGCCGGCTTCGCCTCGTGGCGGTGCTGCTGGCGGGGGAATATACGGTGCAGGAACTGACCCGCATCATGGGGATGGGGCAGTCCCGCATCTCCAGGCACCTGAAGATCCTCGCCGAGGCCGGGGTCCTCTCGGTGAAGCGCCAGGGGACCTGGAGCTACTACCGCGTCGGCGACGAAAACGTTTTCTTTACCGCGATCCGTCCCGCCTTTGAGCGGGAGCTCGAAAAGCTCCCCCAGCGCAATCGCGACCTTGCGGAGCTCGGGAAGGTACTGGAGGAGCGGCGCCAGAAAAGCCTCCTTTTTTTCGACAGGCACGCCCGCCAGTGGGACACCCTGTCCCGCACCCTCCTGCCGGTCCCGGGGTATCACGACCGCCTCCTCTCGCTGATTCCCGCCGACGCGACGGTGGTGGAGATAGGTGTCGGCACAGGCGCTTTCCTGCCGCAACTGGCGAGCCACAGCAGCCGGGTCATCGGCGTGGACCACTCCCCCGCCATGCTGGAGGAGGCGCGGCGGCGCATCGCGGCGGACGGAGTCCCCGGTGTGGAGCTGCGCCTCGGCGAGATGACGCACCTGCCGCTGGAGGATGGCGGCGCCGACTGCGCGGTGGCGAACATGGTGCTGCACCACGCCGCCGACCCGCTGAAGGTGCTCGTGGAGATGGTGCGGGTGACGAGGGCGGGGGGGAGCGTTGTCCTCGCGGACCTGGCACGGCACGAGCGGGAGTGGGTGAGGGAACAGCTGGCAGACCAGTGGCTCGGATTCGAAGAAGAGGAGCTTGTGGGGTGGATGGAGACGGCCGGGCTGGAGAAGGTCCGGATGGAGCATATGGGAGCCGAGGGGCGGGAGGGGGTCCTCCTGGTGCGCGGCATCAAGAGTGGAAGACCGAAAAGGAAGTCATCAAAAAGCAAAGGAGACTAA
- the rfbD gene encoding dTDP-4-dehydrorhamnose reductase, whose amino-acid sequence MILVVGANGMLGQELMAVLGGSARGVDVGEIDITSLESVQRVLRTLKPRAVINCAAYTDVDGCETKRELAMAVNGTGVGHLAAVTEEIGAKLVQLSTDYVFDGGKGSPYLEDDPVGPLSAYGESKLLGEENARKNPQHLIVRTQWLYGHAGKNFVETMLKLGAEKDELSVVDDQIGSPTWTGDLSLAIKALLEKGCTGTYHAANAGFVSWNGFAKEIFKEAGLSVTVKPMTTVELNRPANRPLYSTLDCGKLLRDTGFQAQPWQEALKRYLELRKK is encoded by the coding sequence ATGATACTTGTCGTCGGTGCCAACGGGATGCTTGGGCAGGAGCTGATGGCCGTACTTGGTGGCAGCGCCAGGGGGGTGGACGTCGGCGAGATCGACATTACCTCCCTTGAATCGGTGCAGAGAGTGCTGCGGACCCTGAAGCCGCGGGCGGTGATAAACTGCGCCGCCTATACCGATGTGGACGGCTGCGAGACGAAACGTGAGCTGGCGATGGCGGTGAACGGCACCGGTGTCGGGCATCTGGCGGCCGTGACGGAAGAAATCGGCGCAAAGCTCGTGCAGCTGAGCACCGATTATGTCTTTGACGGCGGAAAGGGCTCCCCGTACCTGGAGGATGATCCGGTCGGGCCGCTGAGCGCGTACGGCGAGTCGAAGCTCCTCGGGGAGGAGAATGCGAGGAAGAACCCGCAGCACCTCATCGTGAGGACCCAGTGGCTCTACGGGCACGCCGGGAAGAATTTCGTGGAGACGATGCTGAAACTCGGCGCCGAGAAGGATGAGCTTTCGGTGGTCGATGACCAGATCGGCTCGCCGACCTGGACCGGCGACCTCTCCCTCGCCATCAAGGCGCTCCTGGAGAAGGGGTGCACCGGCACCTACCATGCGGCGAATGCCGGATTCGTCTCCTGGAACGGCTTTGCCAAAGAGATCTTCAAGGAGGCGGGGCTTTCGGTGACGGTGAAGCCGATGACCACGGTGGAGTTGAACCGGCCGGCGAACAGGCCGCTTTATTCGACGCTCGACTGCGGAAAGCTCCTGCGCGACACCGGCTTCCAGGCGCAGCCGTGGCAGGAAGCGTTGAAGCGCTACCTGGAACTGCGCAAGAAGTGA
- the rfbB gene encoding dTDP-glucose 4,6-dehydratase, with protein sequence MPGKFQPTSILVTGGAGFIGSNFINHFLPANPGCRVVNLDLLTYAGNLKNLTAVEKKTDYRFVHGDVCDGELVRRILDEERIDAVLHFAAESHVDRSITGPEIFVRTNVLGTQILLEASREHAGKVRNFRYLQVSTDEVYGSLGAEGYFTEETPLAPNSPYSASKAGADLLVRAYFETFGLPTLNTRCSNNYGPYHFPEKLIPLMIHNIMEEKPLPVYGDGLNVRDWLHVKDHSAAIETVLKGGKPGEIFNIGGNNEWRNIDIVNLVCDLMDDRLKRTPGTSRKLIRFVKDRPGHDRRYAIDASKLKRELGWEPSYTFERGIAETIDWYLSHQEWVAEVVSGAYRQYYREQYAEVGEQ encoded by the coding sequence TTGCCAGGTAAGTTCCAGCCGACCTCTATCCTCGTCACCGGCGGCGCCGGGTTCATAGGCTCCAATTTCATCAACCACTTCCTTCCCGCCAACCCCGGCTGCCGCGTCGTCAACCTCGACCTCCTTACCTACGCCGGAAATCTGAAGAACCTGACTGCAGTGGAAAAAAAAACGGACTACCGCTTCGTGCACGGCGATGTCTGCGACGGCGAACTGGTGCGGCGCATCCTCGACGAGGAGCGGATCGACGCGGTGCTCCACTTTGCGGCGGAGTCGCATGTGGACCGCTCCATCACCGGCCCGGAGATTTTTGTGCGCACGAACGTCCTCGGAACGCAGATTCTTCTGGAGGCGAGCCGCGAGCACGCAGGTAAAGTCCGCAACTTCCGCTATCTGCAGGTTTCCACCGACGAGGTCTACGGCTCCCTCGGGGCGGAAGGGTACTTCACCGAGGAGACGCCGCTGGCGCCGAACTCTCCCTATTCCGCGAGCAAGGCAGGTGCAGACCTCCTGGTGCGTGCCTATTTCGAGACCTTCGGGCTCCCCACCCTCAATACCCGCTGCTCCAACAACTACGGCCCATACCATTTCCCGGAGAAGCTGATCCCTCTCATGATCCACAACATCATGGAGGAAAAGCCTCTTCCGGTGTACGGCGACGGGCTTAACGTGCGCGACTGGCTCCACGTGAAGGATCATTCGGCGGCGATCGAGACGGTCCTCAAGGGGGGGAAGCCGGGGGAGATCTTCAATATCGGCGGGAACAACGAGTGGCGAAACATCGACATCGTGAACCTCGTGTGCGATCTCATGGACGACCGGCTGAAGCGCACCCCCGGGACGAGCAGGAAGCTGATCCGCTTTGTGAAGGACCGCCCGGGACACGACCGGCGCTACGCCATAGATGCCTCGAAGCTGAAAAGGGAGCTCGGCTGGGAGCCTTCCTATACCTTCGAGCGCGGCATCGCGGAGACGATCGACTGGTACCTGTCGCACCAGGAGTGGGTCGCTGAGGTCGTCTCGGGCGCCTACCGGCAGTACTACAGGGAGCAGTACGCAGAAGTGGGAGAGCAGTAG